The Episyrphus balteatus chromosome 4, idEpiBalt1.1, whole genome shotgun sequence genome includes a window with the following:
- the LOC129918879 gene encoding mitochondrial import inner membrane translocase subunit Tim10 produces the protein MAMQQISQADQAKIQMMQDMEIEMMSDLYNRMTNACHKKCIAPKYGEAELGKGEMVCIDRCVAKYLDIHEKIGKKLTAMSMQDEDLMKKMSS, from the exons ATGGCAATGCAACAAATTAGTCAAGCCGATCAGGCTAAAATCCAAATGATGCAAGACATGGAAATCGAAATGATGTCCGATTTATATAATAGGATGACAAATGCTTGCCACAAAAAGTGTATAGCACCGAAATATGGCGAGGCGGAATTAg GAAAAGGCGAAATGGTTTGCATTGATCGTTGCGTAGCAAAATACCTCGATATTCAtgaaaaaattggcaaaaaatTAACAGCCATGTCGATGCAAGATGAAGACCTTATGAAAAAGATGTCCTCGTAA